TGGGGCGGAACACGGTGAAGCGGTTGTCGCCGTACGCGCCTTCACGGGTGACCGGGAAGCTGTTCTCGACCATGGGACGACCACCCGGCTGGGACGACGTCGTCGTGGTCGTGGTGGTCGTGGTCGTCGGGTTGGTCCCGCCGACCTGGACGAGCTGCCACTGCTGGTTGGCGCCGCCCCAGTCGCTGTACTGGACGATGTTGCCGCCGTCGTTGGTCGCCGCGCCCTGGACCTCGACCGCCTTGTTGCTGTTGCGGTTGACCAGGCGCACGTAGCCGCCGTCGGAGTCGGCCAGCCGGAACTGCTGGTTGTTGGTGTTGTTGTCGGTCCACTGCACGATCGAGCCGCCGTCGGCGGTGGAGTAGTTGTAGACGTCGAGCACCTTGCCCGACAGCCGGGACTTCACCCGGTAGTAGCCGCCGCCGGAGTCGACGAACTGCCACTGCTGGTTGTTGCCGTCGCTGCGGGTCCACTGGGTGATCCGCGCGCCGTCGTTGGTGGCGAAGTTGTAGACGTCCAGCGCTTTGCCGCTGTTGCGGTTGACCAGGACGTACCACGCGGTGGTGTCCACGGTCGCCGCCGACGCGGGCGCGGCGCCGAGCGCGACCACGAGCCCGCCGAGCAGCGCGGCGACGACGGCGACGACACCGGCCAGGCGGCGCCCGCGGACTGGTGGGACGGTGGTGGGCGGGTGGCCTGATCCGGCCATGGGCGTGCTCCTCTTCAACGACGACTACATCAGCGCGGCCAATGCGGGAACCGAAAACGGGCGCACGGACCGGGGCGCCACTGCCGCGGGCGCCAATCGCATTAATCAAACTGTGTAGGACGACCCCCGCGTGGTCAAGACGCGCCGAAACTATTTCGCGTGAATAACCGGACGAACCGGCCGCATTGTGGACTGCTAAACGTAACGTGAATTCCTTTAGCCGGGTGGCCGCCGACCTGTGGACGTGGACTCCACGGTGAACCGAACACCCGGCGTTACGATCAAACAAGCTCGCACATGCTGCTGCGGATATTGCCAGTGAACCCAACAAAGTGCTACACACTTCTACAGACGGCCGTGGTGGCAGTCCCCTACCGATGAGCAATCGGCCGTGTCCGGCACGGCCTTTTTCCGCTGCCCTCGTCCCAGAGCACGACCGCGCACCCCGACTGGATCAGAGAGGATCTGGTGAACGATGCACGCACGTCGAGCAAATGCCGGAAGGAGACTGCCCGCCTTAGCCCTGGCGGTCGTCCTGACGGCCGCGGGCGCAACGGCGGTGAACGCCCCGCCGGCACAGGCGGCCACCTCGATCGCGGTGAACGGCGGTGCCACCGGGAGGGTGTTCGACGGGGTCGGCGCG
This portion of the Saccharothrix syringae genome encodes:
- a CDS encoding RICIN domain-containing protein, with the protein product MAGSGHPPTTVPPVRGRRLAGVVAVVAALLGGLVVALGAAPASAATVDTTAWYVLVNRNSGKALDVYNFATNDGARITQWTRSDGNNQQWQFVDSGGGYYRVKSRLSGKVLDVYNYSTADGGSIVQWTDNNTNNQQFRLADSDGGYVRLVNRNSNKAVEVQGAATNDGGNIVQYSDWGGANQQWQLVQVGGTNPTTTTTTTTTTSSQPGGRPMVENSFPVTREGAYGDNRFTVFRPTNPQALGRPLPVIAFGNGACAHTNNSEVVQLLTTVASKGFAVVDIGSVNGSANGLPSGSPIPSLLTDAITWAEREQNRSGAALSQRLDLTRVATAGHSCGGLEALIAAQDRRVDATVSLNSGLFADGSFGYSRSELAKLHAPVLYMDGGSSDVAYENTRANYNLTTVPTVLAEHPQAGHGGFITGYQMNDGVTTLVQFLDMVLNGNQTARNYILEPSGLASRAPWVVAKKNF